One part of the Candidatus Alcyoniella australis genome encodes these proteins:
- a CDS encoding aspartate carbamoyltransferase catalytic subunit → MRLNRKDLLGLEDIAVDEIKLILDTADSFKEFGSRIIKKVPALRGKTVVNLFYEPSTRTRTSFEIAGKRLSADVVNFSASQSSVGKGETLIDTMKNIEAMQPDLIVVRHGSAGAPHMLARMVECGVINAGDGAHEHPSQALLDMLMIRDVKGRINGLTVAIIGDISHSRVARSNIYGLTRMGARVRVCGPKTMIPAQIERMGVEVFHDVRKAISGVDVIMMLRIQLERQAGALLPSLREYARHFGLTPEIIKAAKPDATILHPGPINRGVEISSEVADCQRSMILNQVTNGVAVRMALLYLLTGGAGDETAD, encoded by the coding sequence GTGCGACTGAACCGCAAGGACTTGCTCGGCCTCGAGGACATCGCCGTCGATGAGATCAAGCTGATCCTCGACACGGCCGATTCGTTCAAGGAGTTCGGCTCGCGGATAATTAAAAAGGTCCCGGCCCTGCGCGGTAAGACCGTGGTCAACCTGTTCTACGAGCCCAGCACGCGCACGCGCACCAGCTTCGAGATCGCGGGCAAGCGACTGAGCGCCGACGTGGTCAACTTCTCGGCCAGCCAGAGTTCGGTGGGCAAGGGCGAGACCTTGATCGACACGATGAAGAACATCGAGGCGATGCAGCCGGACCTGATCGTGGTGCGCCACGGTTCGGCCGGCGCGCCGCACATGCTGGCGCGGATGGTCGAATGCGGCGTGATCAACGCCGGCGACGGGGCGCACGAGCACCCGTCCCAGGCGCTGCTGGACATGCTGATGATTCGCGACGTCAAGGGCCGGATCAACGGCCTGACCGTGGCGATCATCGGCGACATCAGCCACAGCCGGGTGGCGCGCTCGAACATCTACGGCCTGACCCGGATGGGCGCGCGGGTGAGGGTCTGCGGGCCCAAGACGATGATCCCGGCCCAGATCGAGCGCATGGGAGTCGAGGTCTTCCACGACGTGCGTAAGGCGATCAGCGGCGTGGACGTAATCATGATGCTGCGCATTCAGCTTGAGCGTCAGGCCGGGGCGTTGTTGCCCAGCCTGCGCGAGTACGCGCGGCACTTCGGCCTGACCCCCGAAATAATCAAGGCCGCCAAACCCGACGCCACGATTTTGCACCCCGGGCCGATCAACCGCGGGGTCGAGATCAGCTCCGAGGTCGCCGACTGCCAGCGATCGATGATTCTCAACCAGGTGACCAACGGCGTGGCGGTACGCATGGCGCTGCTCTACCTGCTGACCGGAGGCGCGGGCGATGAAACTGCTGATTAA
- the pyrR gene encoding bifunctional pyr operon transcriptional regulator/uracil phosphoribosyltransferase PyrR, which produces MDKADQRQLLDAERIDRIVTRIAHEILERNRGSGRLALVGVLRGGEPVMRLLSTKLRAIEGVEIPFGTLDIGLYRDDLDRHDRPQLFRTEIGFNLDGRIAVLVDDVLFTGRTVRSAMDALMDLGRPAAIQLAVLIDRGHRELPIHADYVGRAFETDYDDKVLCKIGCPGEPDCALLVPHALNVGGRPKCD; this is translated from the coding sequence ATGGATAAAGCAGATCAGCGTCAACTGCTGGACGCGGAGCGGATCGACCGCATCGTCACGCGCATCGCCCACGAGATCCTCGAGCGCAACCGCGGCTCCGGCCGCCTGGCGCTGGTCGGCGTGCTGCGCGGCGGCGAGCCGGTAATGCGCCTGCTCTCGACCAAGCTGCGGGCGATCGAGGGAGTCGAAATTCCCTTCGGCACCCTGGACATCGGACTGTACCGCGACGACCTGGACCGCCACGACCGTCCGCAACTGTTTCGCACGGAGATCGGCTTCAACCTCGATGGCCGCATTGCGGTGCTGGTCGACGACGTGTTGTTCACCGGCCGCACCGTGCGCTCGGCAATGGACGCGCTGATGGACCTGGGGCGTCCGGCCGCGATTCAGCTTGCGGTGCTGATCGACCGCGGACACCGCGAACTGCCGATCCACGCGGACTACGTGGGCCGCGCGTTTGAGACCGATTACGACGATAAAGTGCTTTGCAAGATCGGCTGCCCCGGAGAGCCGGACTGCGCGCTGCTCGTTCCCCATGCCCTGAACGTCGGCGGGAGGCCCAAGTGCGACTGA
- a CDS encoding transglutaminase domain-containing protein translates to MLAFREKHLWLLLLAALSLLALVAAGCSVGDDDDDDDDDDDDDFELDGNIVAPQIDPTDCLTDDAKEAVELAPAWLRTEMILNLCALADDKQDLAAELVLGYTDPKYIDELAFLAAHVGKTDWNYPSLDIDLFYDNVVSVYAADEQLDYVTLIDEGDPLTDDDFFTTAEYSSFDSSGKAQTVRVDPYYYYWFVVHPRLEDEGPRYIDPETGGSADPPDGVFWRDYLLNHSDDLCPGTIDNQTDFEDPEKTTWVSCSVLADLLAGVDTVWEGTDETIDNGAIGLISYWIDEAMWFFSYTRRPVQPVAIYSGHVGRCGEHADLTSAATRAALIPAANIASYANDHTWNEFYDFLWVQYEPVNDMVNAPNAYDTWGNGTKGAYRTRGDGFAENATSLYTTTGTLEITVVDSAGNPVDEAVVIASGKYGGRQMDHTMSVTDQSGFTSFEVGDENYVYLEVRSPLANFPAEQVIKKRINAGQTYEGQIELDAELKTLDIAQPEDYQGAGVVTLEVGLIDAVRYVRNQGIVGTNIFTQSYDDVLLPLYMVDAQNYALYQDGEQFVAHALTFDANGEAQFDLPHGGDWMLFVSNYSGVSNYITGALAVQIVNAATDEVFDSAQVELFLEPGDLALFELNGL, encoded by the coding sequence ATGTTGGCGTTTCGCGAAAAGCACCTGTGGCTGCTGCTGCTGGCGGCGTTGTCGTTATTGGCCCTGGTCGCGGCCGGCTGTTCGGTCGGCGACGACGACGACGACGATGACGACGATGACGACGATGATTTCGAGCTTGACGGCAATATCGTCGCGCCGCAGATCGACCCCACGGACTGCCTGACCGACGACGCCAAAGAGGCGGTCGAACTGGCGCCGGCCTGGCTGCGCACCGAGATGATCCTCAACCTGTGCGCTTTAGCGGACGATAAGCAGGACCTGGCCGCCGAGCTGGTGCTGGGCTATACCGACCCCAAATACATCGACGAGCTGGCGTTTTTAGCGGCCCACGTGGGCAAGACCGACTGGAACTACCCTTCCCTGGACATCGACCTGTTCTACGACAACGTCGTGTCGGTCTACGCCGCGGACGAGCAGCTGGACTACGTGACCCTGATCGACGAGGGCGATCCGCTGACCGACGACGACTTCTTCACCACGGCCGAATACAGTTCCTTTGACAGCTCGGGCAAGGCCCAGACCGTGCGCGTGGATCCCTATTACTACTACTGGTTCGTGGTCCATCCGCGGCTGGAGGACGAGGGCCCGCGCTACATCGACCCCGAAACCGGCGGCAGCGCCGATCCGCCCGACGGCGTGTTCTGGCGCGACTACCTGCTCAACCACTCCGACGATCTGTGCCCGGGCACAATCGACAATCAGACCGATTTCGAGGATCCGGAAAAGACTACCTGGGTGAGCTGCTCGGTGCTCGCCGATCTGCTCGCGGGCGTGGACACGGTCTGGGAGGGAACTGACGAAACAATCGACAATGGTGCCATTGGCTTAATCAGCTACTGGATCGACGAGGCGATGTGGTTCTTCAGCTATACTCGCCGGCCGGTGCAGCCCGTGGCGATCTACTCGGGCCATGTGGGGCGTTGCGGCGAGCACGCCGACCTGACCTCCGCCGCCACGCGCGCGGCGCTGATCCCCGCGGCCAACATCGCCTCCTATGCCAACGACCACACCTGGAACGAGTTCTACGACTTCCTCTGGGTGCAGTACGAGCCGGTCAACGACATGGTTAACGCACCCAACGCCTACGACACCTGGGGCAACGGCACCAAGGGCGCGTACCGCACGCGCGGCGACGGCTTCGCCGAGAACGCCACGTCGCTGTACACCACAACCGGCACCCTCGAGATCACCGTGGTCGACTCCGCAGGCAACCCGGTGGACGAAGCGGTGGTGATCGCCAGCGGCAAATATGGCGGAAGGCAGATGGACCACACCATGAGCGTCACCGACCAGAGCGGCTTCACCAGCTTCGAGGTCGGCGACGAGAACTACGTCTACCTCGAGGTCCGCTCGCCGCTGGCCAATTTCCCCGCCGAGCAGGTGATCAAGAAGCGCATCAATGCCGGCCAAACCTATGAGGGCCAAATCGAGCTTGATGCCGAGCTTAAGACCCTGGACATCGCGCAGCCCGAGGACTACCAGGGCGCGGGCGTGGTCACGCTCGAGGTCGGCCTGATCGACGCGGTGCGTTACGTGCGCAACCAGGGGATCGTCGGCACCAATATCTTCACTCAGTCCTACGACGACGTGCTGCTGCCGCTGTACATGGTCGACGCGCAGAACTACGCCCTCTACCAGGACGGCGAGCAGTTCGTTGCCCACGCCCTGACCTTTGATGCCAACGGCGAGGCGCAGTTCGACCTGCCCCACGGCGGCGACTGGATGCTGTTCGTGAGCAACTACTCGGGCGTGAGCAACTACATCACCGGCGCGTTGGCAGTGCAGATCGTCAACGCCGCCACCGACGAGGTATTCGACTCGGCGCAGGTCGAGCTGTTCCTCGAGCCGGGCGATCTGGCGCTGTTTGAATTAAACGGATTGTAG